One genomic window of Streptomonospora nanhaiensis includes the following:
- a CDS encoding NAD(P)/FAD-dependent oxidoreductase: MEGTRSAGIPDTVVVVGAGVVGLSTAWFLQENGIGVTVVDRGRVASGASWGNAGWLSPGLALPLNEPGVVRYGARALVDPRAPLSIASLTEPGLVRFLTRFALNSRASAWRRALEGTLPLNRACLEAYDVLADAGVAVGDTTSPITALFSSERAAAHLLAELRGAAAAGLPLRFDALTGAQAHAALPQAAERVRAGVRIEGQRYLNPGVFTEALAASVRRRGGTVVEDFEVAGLEYDSGTGLTVRSTQGETESAGAVVVATGAWLGRQGGEWGIRVAMGAGRGYSFLVPTAQPFAGPVYLPEVRVACTPHSGGLRLAGTMEFHSPDAPVNPARPRAIADSARGFLRGLRLEERSDEWVGPRPVTDDGLPLVGRTRVPGLYVAGGHGMWGLTQGPVTGRLLAEAISTGKTPDALRPLDPLR; encoded by the coding sequence ATGGAGGGGACCCGGAGCGCCGGGATTCCGGACACCGTCGTCGTTGTCGGCGCCGGAGTCGTCGGGCTGTCCACCGCGTGGTTCCTGCAGGAGAACGGCATCGGGGTGACGGTCGTCGACCGCGGCCGGGTGGCCTCGGGCGCGTCCTGGGGCAACGCCGGCTGGCTGTCGCCGGGCCTGGCCCTGCCGCTCAACGAGCCGGGCGTGGTGCGCTACGGCGCGCGGGCGCTGGTGGACCCGCGCGCGCCGCTGTCCATCGCCTCCCTCACCGAGCCGGGGCTGGTCCGGTTCCTCACCCGGTTCGCCCTCAACAGCCGCGCCTCGGCGTGGCGGCGCGCCCTGGAGGGGACCCTTCCGCTCAACCGCGCCTGCCTTGAGGCCTACGACGTCCTGGCCGACGCCGGGGTCGCCGTCGGCGACACCACCTCGCCCATCACGGCGCTGTTCTCCTCCGAGCGCGCCGCCGCCCACCTGCTCGCCGAGCTGCGGGGAGCCGCCGCCGCGGGACTGCCGCTGCGGTTCGACGCGCTGACCGGCGCGCAGGCGCACGCGGCGCTGCCCCAGGCCGCCGAGCGGGTCCGCGCCGGCGTGCGCATCGAGGGCCAGCGCTACCTCAACCCCGGCGTGTTCACCGAGGCCCTGGCGGCGTCCGTACGCCGGCGGGGCGGCACCGTGGTCGAGGACTTCGAGGTCGCCGGCCTGGAGTACGACAGCGGCACCGGCCTGACCGTGCGCTCCACCCAGGGCGAGACCGAATCGGCGGGTGCGGTGGTCGTGGCGACCGGAGCGTGGCTGGGCCGCCAGGGCGGCGAGTGGGGCATCCGGGTGGCCATGGGCGCCGGGCGCGGCTACAGCTTCCTGGTGCCCACCGCGCAGCCGTTCGCCGGGCCGGTGTACCTGCCCGAGGTGCGGGTGGCCTGCACGCCGCACAGCGGCGGCCTGCGCCTGGCCGGGACGATGGAGTTCCACTCGCCCGACGCCCCGGTCAACCCCGCCCGGCCCCGGGCCATCGCCGACTCCGCGCGCGGGTTCCTGCGGGGCCTGCGCCTGGAGGAGCGCAGCGACGAGTGGGTGGGTCCGCGGCCGGTCACCGACGACGGCCTGCCGCTCGTGGGGCGCACCCGCGTCCCCGGGCTCTACGTGGCCGGCGGGCACGGCATGTGGGGGCTGACCCAGGGCCCGGTGACCGGGCGGCTGCTGGCCGAGGCCATCAGCACCGGGAAGACCCCCGACGCCCTGAGACCGCTCGACCCCCTGCGCTGA
- a CDS encoding VOC family protein, with protein sequence MAAPSSPSARASAGSRAAPVITGLHHVGHVVRDIAAATAVYRRLGFALPPAAFPALPADDGGPPRALGAGNTRAVFARGFVELATVLGPGDTAGEGVHLHPLAVPPEARARLTESAGRTTERLRAALGRFEGLHILAFHTPDADAAAARLTAEGIGHSGVHRLRRPAASGEGGRPVEVGYLELDDAPGRTPEGRLAVAEAAPTGTAEGAERGEGAAGPAHPNGAVALVESVLCVPDGELHRYADRYAAYLGRTARGEGGVRAFDLGASRLVLATPAGLDSIVPGHRRGGAPPFFAAYGVEVGDLGAATAHLRRNAVPFREARGGAEVHVPAAFALGAAVVLRQEAASAGGGPV encoded by the coding sequence ATGGCCGCCCCCTCCTCGCCCTCCGCCCGGGCCTCCGCCGGGTCGCGCGCCGCTCCGGTGATCACGGGGCTGCACCACGTGGGCCACGTGGTGCGCGACATCGCCGCGGCCACCGCCGTGTACCGGCGCCTGGGGTTCGCCCTGCCGCCCGCCGCGTTCCCGGCGCTGCCCGCCGACGACGGCGGCCCGCCCCGCGCCCTGGGCGCGGGCAACACCCGCGCGGTGTTCGCGCGCGGCTTCGTGGAACTGGCGACGGTCCTCGGTCCCGGGGACACGGCGGGCGAGGGCGTCCATCTGCACCCGCTGGCCGTCCCGCCCGAGGCCCGCGCGCGCCTGACCGAAAGCGCCGGGCGGACCACCGAGCGGCTGCGTGCCGCCCTCGGCCGCTTCGAGGGGCTGCACATCCTCGCCTTCCACACCCCCGACGCCGACGCCGCGGCGGCGCGGCTGACGGCCGAGGGGATCGGCCACAGCGGGGTGCACCGCCTGCGGCGGCCGGCGGCCTCGGGGGAGGGCGGGCGCCCGGTCGAGGTCGGCTACCTGGAACTGGACGACGCGCCGGGGCGCACCCCCGAGGGGCGCCTCGCGGTCGCCGAGGCCGCGCCGACGGGCACGGCCGAGGGCGCGGAGAGGGGCGAGGGGGCGGCCGGGCCCGCGCACCCGAACGGCGCCGTGGCGCTGGTGGAGTCGGTCCTGTGCGTCCCCGACGGCGAACTCCACCGCTACGCCGACCGGTACGCGGCCTACCTCGGCCGGACGGCACGGGGCGAGGGCGGTGTGCGCGCGTTCGACCTCGGCGCATCCCGCCTCGTCCTGGCCACCCCCGCGGGCCTGGACTCCATCGTGCCCGGCCACCGGCGCGGCGGCGCGCCGCCGTTCTTCGCCGCCTACGGCGTGGAGGTGGGCGACCTCGGCGCGGCAACGGCCCACCTGCGGCGCAACGCCGTGCCGTTCCGCGAGGCGCGCGGCGGCGCCGAGGTCCACGTGCCGGCCGCGTTCGCCCTGGGGGCCGCGGTGGTCCTGCGGCAGGAAGCGGCTTCGGCCGGGGGCGGGCCGGTGTAG
- a CDS encoding PucR family transcriptional regulator has protein sequence MIRLERLLAILGGYGARSVGARPRPGALVRGVAVHDATRPEPDQGDIFLAVGVPDAAEALDLALRAGAETAVVRGAADERCPAAHRARKRGTVLLAVDPAVSWSQVAGIVFGLVLEGGETESGRGPADLPSLADTIAARVGAPVTIEDRRFRVLAHSDGQESADRARLETILGRRVPPDVQRHLEDAGVVARLAASVEPVFVPPSAEHGLRGRTAIAVRAGRETLGSLWAMAERPLDAERSALLKEGAHTVALHLLRTRVSADLERQVESDLVTRLLEGGIDPTESASRLGLISESHRVIALQAHTPGERHAAALMAFERATTGFGWSRAARSTIFGSTVYTLLPCGGDPAPAREWLRATCAGLPDHVLVHAGIGGPADLPRLPDSRREADESLNLHSTLGAGAPAVAYDESWDAVLLHRLRLASTSGRRPAEGPAAELARHDAERGTRYVPTLRAWLRAQGDPNEAARALGVHPNTVRHRMRRMAELADLRLADHGARFALAIALETLPEADAQG, from the coding sequence ATGATTCGCCTGGAGCGGCTGCTGGCCATCCTCGGCGGGTACGGGGCCCGGTCGGTCGGCGCGCGGCCCCGGCCGGGCGCGCTGGTGCGCGGGGTCGCCGTGCACGACGCCACCCGCCCCGAACCCGACCAGGGCGACATCTTCCTGGCGGTGGGCGTGCCGGACGCGGCCGAGGCCCTGGACCTGGCGCTGCGCGCGGGCGCCGAGACCGCCGTGGTGCGGGGCGCGGCCGATGAGCGCTGCCCCGCGGCGCACCGCGCCCGGAAGCGCGGGACCGTGCTGCTGGCGGTCGACCCGGCGGTGTCGTGGAGCCAGGTGGCGGGCATCGTTTTCGGGCTGGTCCTGGAGGGCGGCGAGACGGAGTCGGGGCGCGGCCCCGCCGACCTCCCCTCGCTGGCCGACACCATCGCCGCGCGGGTGGGCGCGCCCGTGACCATCGAGGACCGCCGCTTCCGGGTGCTGGCGCACTCCGACGGCCAGGAGTCGGCCGACCGGGCGCGCCTGGAGACGATCCTGGGCCGGCGCGTGCCCCCGGACGTGCAGCGCCACCTTGAGGACGCGGGGGTGGTCGCGCGGCTGGCCGCCTCGGTGGAGCCGGTGTTCGTGCCGCCCTCCGCCGAACACGGGCTGCGCGGCCGCACCGCCATCGCGGTCCGGGCGGGCCGGGAGACGTTGGGGTCGCTGTGGGCGATGGCCGAGCGTCCGCTGGACGCCGAGCGGTCGGCGCTGCTGAAGGAGGGCGCGCACACGGTCGCCCTGCACCTGCTGCGCACGCGGGTGAGCGCCGACCTGGAGCGCCAGGTGGAGTCCGACTTGGTCACCCGGCTGCTGGAGGGGGGAATCGACCCCACGGAGTCGGCGAGCCGGCTGGGGCTGATCTCCGAGAGCCACCGCGTCATCGCGCTGCAGGCGCACACCCCCGGGGAGCGGCACGCGGCGGCGCTGATGGCGTTCGAGCGCGCCACCACGGGCTTCGGGTGGTCGCGGGCCGCGCGCAGCACGATCTTCGGCAGCACCGTCTACACGCTGCTGCCGTGCGGCGGCGACCCCGCCCCGGCCCGCGAGTGGCTGCGGGCCACCTGCGCGGGCCTGCCCGACCACGTGCTGGTGCACGCGGGTATCGGCGGCCCGGCCGACCTCCCCCGGCTGCCCGACAGCCGGCGCGAGGCCGACGAGAGCCTGAACCTGCACTCCACGCTGGGCGCCGGCGCCCCGGCCGTCGCCTACGACGAGTCCTGGGACGCGGTCCTGCTGCACCGCCTGCGCCTGGCCTCCACCTCGGGGCGCCGCCCGGCCGAGGGGCCCGCGGCCGAACTGGCCCGGCACGACGCCGAGCGCGGCACCCGCTACGTGCCCACGCTGCGGGCCTGGCTGCGCGCCCAGGGCGACCCCAACGAGGCCGCCCGCGCGCTGGGGGTGCACCCCAACACGGTGCGGCACCGCATGCGCCGGATGGCCGAACTCGCCGACCTGCGCCTGGCCGACCACGGCGCCCGCTTCGCCCTGGCGATCGCCCTGGAGACCCTGCCGGAGGCGGATGCGCAGGGGTGA
- a CDS encoding TetR/AcrR family transcriptional regulator, with protein sequence MHSSPPSARPPAPDRREALKSRHRRALVEAAAALMTERGDTGFTVDQLAERADVSRRTVFNHFRSLDDIVLEAFGTMLAAIVDSIEANLPAAAGEGPHDMFDGFAAAIRRTDLLTPITRLKHLLGPEGREPASPSRAALFERALNDVGARLAAIVLRRHPGADPLQVDLMCGALISGGAVTVQHWERITGGVDDADSRRVWLELLDRMILIIRNGYGPPGPASS encoded by the coding sequence GTGCACTCCTCACCACCGTCCGCGCGGCCGCCCGCGCCCGACCGGCGCGAGGCGCTGAAGTCGCGGCACCGCCGCGCCCTCGTCGAGGCCGCCGCCGCGCTCATGACCGAGCGCGGGGACACCGGCTTCACCGTCGACCAGCTCGCCGAGCGGGCCGACGTCTCCCGCCGCACCGTGTTCAACCACTTCCGGTCCCTGGACGACATCGTCCTGGAGGCGTTCGGCACGATGCTGGCGGCGATCGTCGACAGCATCGAGGCCAACCTCCCCGCGGCCGCCGGAGAGGGCCCGCACGACATGTTCGACGGCTTCGCCGCGGCGATCCGCCGCACCGACCTGCTCACCCCCATCACCCGGCTCAAGCACCTGCTCGGGCCGGAGGGGCGCGAACCCGCCTCACCCAGCCGCGCGGCGCTGTTCGAGCGGGCGCTCAACGACGTGGGCGCCCGCCTGGCCGCGATCGTGCTGCGCCGCCACCCCGGCGCCGACCCGCTCCAGGTCGACCTCATGTGCGGCGCGCTCATCAGCGGCGGCGCGGTCACCGTCCAGCACTGGGAGCGGATCACCGGCGGCGTCGACGACGCGGACTCCCGCCGGGTCTGGCTGGAACTGCTGGACCGCATGATCCTGATCATCCGCAACGGGTACGGCCCGCCCGGACCCGCCTCTTCCTGA
- a CDS encoding AbrB/MazE/SpoVT family DNA-binding domain-containing protein translates to MAPAEQAPFYGRGFYGAVTVSERGQIVIPARARRDLEIGPRDKLLVLGDPEQGLAPMKLDHLMRNLQGSSALLQQIQQVAGASDAAGPAGAPGPAEGAEEGGGSGDGEGGAHGR, encoded by the coding sequence ATGGCTCCGGCTGAGCAGGCGCCGTTCTACGGACGCGGCTTCTACGGGGCCGTCACGGTGAGCGAGCGCGGGCAGATCGTCATCCCGGCCCGGGCCCGGCGGGACCTGGAGATCGGCCCGAGGGACAAGCTGCTCGTGCTGGGCGACCCCGAACAGGGGCTCGCGCCGATGAAGCTCGACCACCTCATGCGCAACCTCCAGGGCTCCTCCGCCCTGCTCCAGCAGATCCAGCAGGTCGCCGGGGCATCGGACGCCGCGGGGCCCGCCGGCGCCCCCGGGCCCGCGGAGGGCGCCGAGGAAGGCGGCGGCAGCGGTGACGGGGAGGGCGGTGCGCACGGCCGGTAA
- a CDS encoding DUF418 domain-containing protein — translation MSTPTPAPAPARGATGAVDRALAPDLARGVMLLAIAVAHAPLFVTAVERGPALANDIAGVFHLLFVHNHARPMFAFLYGYALVQLYDRQTRRGADWPRTRRLLRRRGWWLAAIGFAHVVLLVPIDILAAYGIAGVLLVGLLRARDATLLWTGGVLLVPATLLTAMSVWLPLTQGVSSYTVGSIAAGDRGAVEMLADRLAAWPFGLAVAVVSVAPAVVFGMWAARRRYLEEPERHRGLLVRFTAAATGVSVLGALPAAAMQAGVWADPPAAAVGAASLVQPLTGYFGGIAMAGAVALAAIAAARSRGPLTTALQALGQRSMTVYLAQSVVFTFVFFPFGLGLQDDLGLAGATAVAAASWVAAVVAADLMRRAGRRGPAEVLLRWLAYPRRPRAGSA, via the coding sequence GTGAGTACGCCGACACCGGCACCGGCACCCGCCCGCGGCGCGACCGGCGCCGTCGACCGCGCACTGGCCCCCGACCTCGCCCGCGGTGTCATGCTGCTCGCCATCGCGGTGGCGCACGCGCCGCTCTTCGTCACCGCCGTCGAGCGCGGCCCGGCCCTGGCCAACGACATCGCCGGCGTCTTCCACCTGCTGTTCGTTCACAACCACGCGCGCCCGATGTTCGCGTTCCTCTACGGCTACGCCCTGGTCCAGCTCTACGACCGCCAGACCCGGCGCGGCGCCGACTGGCCGCGGACGCGGCGCCTGCTGCGCCGCCGGGGGTGGTGGCTGGCGGCCATCGGTTTCGCCCACGTCGTGCTGCTGGTGCCGATCGACATCCTCGCCGCCTACGGGATCGCGGGGGTCCTGCTCGTCGGGCTGCTGCGGGCCCGGGACGCCACCCTGCTGTGGACGGGCGGCGTCCTCCTGGTCCCCGCCACCCTGCTGACGGCCATGAGCGTGTGGCTGCCCCTGACGCAAGGCGTCTCCAGCTACACCGTCGGCAGCATCGCCGCCGGCGACCGGGGCGCGGTAGAGATGCTCGCCGACCGGCTGGCGGCCTGGCCCTTCGGCCTGGCGGTCGCGGTCGTCTCGGTGGCTCCGGCGGTCGTGTTCGGCATGTGGGCGGCGCGCCGCCGCTACCTGGAGGAGCCGGAGCGCCACCGCGGCCTCCTCGTCCGCTTCACGGCGGCGGCGACCGGGGTGTCCGTCCTCGGCGCGCTGCCCGCCGCCGCCATGCAGGCGGGTGTGTGGGCCGACCCGCCGGCGGCGGCGGTGGGCGCGGCGTCGCTGGTCCAGCCGCTCACCGGCTACTTCGGCGGCATCGCCATGGCGGGCGCCGTCGCCCTGGCCGCCATCGCCGCCGCCCGCAGCCGGGGCCCCCTCACCACCGCCCTTCAGGCGCTGGGGCAGCGGTCGATGACCGTGTACCTGGCGCAGTCGGTGGTGTTCACCTTCGTGTTCTTCCCCTTCGGCCTGGGGCTGCAGGACGACCTCGGCCTCGCGGGCGCCACGGCGGTGGCCGCCGCGAGCTGGGTCGCCGCGGTCGTCGCCGCCGACCTCATGCGCCGGGCGGGCCGCCGCGGCCCCGCCGAGGTGCTGCTCCGCTGGCTGGCCTACCCCCGGCGGCCGCGCGCCGGCTCCGCCTGA
- a CDS encoding acyl-CoA-like ligand-binding transcription factor, whose protein sequence is MTPSPEHRPPATGLRERKKAKTRTEIQRQALRLFREQGFHATTVEQIAEAAEVAPSTVFRYFATKEELAALDDHYALRPLIVRVFTEQPAHLSALQALRETLRAVFAELSPEERAARRDRDAGLVLVPELWAANAGLLAKGLEVLGELVAERTGRTPEDPAIRALTGAVLGVALAAFLRWSQEPGGDPMADLDDALAHLAEGAAL, encoded by the coding sequence ATGACACCCAGCCCTGAGCACCGCCCACCCGCCACCGGGCTGCGTGAGCGCAAGAAGGCGAAGACGCGGACCGAGATCCAACGGCAGGCGCTGCGGCTGTTCCGCGAGCAGGGGTTCCACGCCACCACCGTCGAGCAGATCGCCGAGGCCGCCGAGGTCGCGCCCAGCACGGTGTTCCGCTACTTCGCGACCAAGGAGGAGCTGGCGGCGCTGGACGACCACTACGCGCTGCGCCCGCTGATCGTGCGCGTCTTCACCGAGCAGCCCGCCCACCTCAGCGCCCTGCAGGCCCTCCGCGAGACCCTGCGCGCCGTGTTCGCCGAGCTGTCCCCGGAGGAGCGGGCGGCGCGCCGCGACCGCGACGCCGGGCTGGTCCTCGTGCCCGAGCTGTGGGCGGCCAACGCCGGGCTCCTGGCCAAGGGCCTGGAGGTCCTGGGCGAACTCGTCGCCGAGCGCACCGGCCGCACCCCCGAGGACCCCGCGATCCGGGCGCTGACCGGCGCCGTGCTGGGTGTGGCCCTCGCGGCGTTCCTGCGCTGGTCGCAGGAGCCCGGCGGCGACCCCATGGCCGACCTGGACGACGCGCTCGCGCACCTGGCGGAGGGGGCGGCGCTGTAG
- a CDS encoding SAM-dependent methyltransferase — protein sequence MTREAPRLMTDASAPQQIDTSRPTIARAYDALLGGKDNFQLDRDLATRVEEINPGTTVLAHENRAFLSRAVTYAATTLGLRQFLDLGSGLPTVENTHQVAQRAAPDARVLYVDIDPMVLAHARALLAENDHTAVITADLRDVETVMSADDTRRLVRTDEPVCLMLVSLLHCIPDHDNPFDLVRRYLEPFPSGSALVYSHLCSDRPERAQDFTAGVLASGTPWGRVRSPEECAQAVEGLRVVSPTEDDSYPAVLVDCDTWRRAGVAPVERPGDKPIWEHAGVAVKP from the coding sequence GTGACACGAGAGGCCCCCCGCCTGATGACCGACGCATCGGCTCCGCAGCAGATCGACACCAGCCGGCCCACCATCGCCCGCGCCTATGACGCGCTGCTGGGCGGCAAGGACAACTTCCAGCTCGACCGCGACCTCGCCACCCGGGTCGAGGAGATCAACCCCGGCACCACGGTGCTGGCGCACGAGAACCGCGCCTTCCTGTCGCGCGCGGTCACCTACGCGGCCACCACCCTGGGCCTGCGCCAGTTCCTGGACCTGGGGTCGGGCCTGCCCACCGTGGAGAACACCCACCAGGTCGCCCAGCGGGCCGCGCCCGACGCCCGCGTGCTCTACGTCGACATCGACCCCATGGTGCTCGCCCACGCCCGCGCGCTGCTGGCCGAGAACGACCACACCGCCGTGATCACCGCCGACCTGCGCGACGTGGAGACGGTGATGTCCGCCGACGACACCCGCCGCCTGGTCCGCACCGACGAACCGGTGTGCCTGATGCTGGTCTCGCTGCTGCACTGCATCCCCGACCACGACAACCCCTTCGATCTCGTGCGCCGATACCTGGAGCCGTTCCCGTCGGGGTCGGCGCTGGTGTACTCCCACCTGTGCTCCGACCGCCCCGAGCGGGCCCAGGACTTCACGGCCGGTGTGCTGGCCTCGGGGACGCCCTGGGGGCGGGTGCGCTCACCCGAGGAGTGCGCGCAGGCGGTCGAGGGGCTGCGGGTGGTGTCGCCCACCGAGGACGACTCCTACCCCGCGGTGCTGGTCGACTGCGACACCTGGCGGCGCGCCGGGGTGGCCCCGGTGGAGCGCCCGGGCGACAAGCCGATCTGGGAGCACGCGGGGGTCGCCGTGAAGCCGTAG
- a CDS encoding protein kinase domain-containing protein gives MASPLLDGDPAAIGPYRLHGRLGGGGMGQVYLGLSPGGRPVAVKVVRAALAGDAEFRIRFAQEVRAARRVGGFYTAQVVDADTEAGPPWMATAYIPGPSLHRAVGDHGPLPLESVAVLGAGLAEGLGAVHAARPIHREAYLEQAR, from the coding sequence ATGGCCAGCCCCCTCCTCGACGGCGATCCCGCCGCGATCGGCCCCTACCGGCTGCACGGGCGGCTGGGCGGCGGCGGGATGGGGCAGGTGTACCTGGGGCTCTCCCCCGGTGGGCGGCCGGTGGCGGTCAAGGTGGTGCGGGCCGCCCTGGCCGGCGACGCGGAGTTTCGCATCCGCTTCGCCCAGGAGGTGCGGGCGGCGCGCAGGGTCGGCGGGTTCTACACCGCCCAGGTGGTGGACGCCGACACCGAGGCCGGCCCGCCGTGGATGGCCACCGCCTACATCCCCGGCCCCTCCCTGCACCGGGCCGTCGGCGACCACGGGCCGCTGCCCCTGGAGTCGGTCGCCGTGCTCGGGGCCGGCCTCGCCGAGGGCCTTGGCGCGGTGCACGCCGCCCGCCCAATCCACCGCGAGGCCTACCTGGAGCAGGCGCGGTGA
- a CDS encoding GreA/GreB family elongation factor yields MARTTHWLTPATYDRLRRELDFLSGPAGDAAGAAEFGAYPDEAARKARVARIQELLKDAVVGQAPPDDGVAEPGMVLTVDYGDGGEPETFLLGVRDRAGEEDMTVYSPESPLGAALLGARQGERRSYRAPNGRTVTVTLLRATPYRAEGAADAARG; encoded by the coding sequence ATGGCCCGTACCACGCACTGGCTGACCCCGGCGACCTACGACCGGCTCCGCCGCGAACTGGACTTCCTCTCCGGACCGGCCGGCGACGCCGCCGGAGCGGCGGAGTTCGGCGCCTACCCCGACGAGGCGGCCCGCAAGGCGCGCGTCGCGCGCATCCAGGAACTGCTCAAGGACGCCGTGGTCGGCCAGGCGCCGCCCGACGACGGCGTGGCCGAACCCGGCATGGTGCTGACCGTCGACTACGGCGACGGCGGCGAGCCCGAGACGTTCCTGCTGGGCGTGCGCGACCGCGCGGGCGAGGAGGACATGACGGTCTACTCGCCGGAGTCGCCGCTGGGCGCGGCCCTGCTCGGAGCCCGCCAGGGCGAGCGGCGCTCCTACCGCGCGCCCAACGGGCGCACCGTGACCGTCACCCTGCTCCGCGCGACGCCCTACCGCGCCGAGGGCGCCGCCGACGCGGCCCGGGGCTGA
- a CDS encoding zinc-dependent alcohol dehydrogenase family protein: MPMTAAVAVRAGAAAEVVELERRERPRPGPGEVVVRMTAATVNPSDLLTIAGVYPSRTVFPFVPGFEGVGVVAATGVGVPENLAGRRVLPIGSAGAWQEHKRVEAGWCVPVPDDIADRAACFAYVNPLTALAMVDLFVPPRTRAAVVTAASSAIAGQLAELLALRGVPAVGLTRGTPGRSVADPGLWAGVVRLGAPGWPRELAALLPADGADVVFDCVGGPLGAALLDRLAPHGRLVQYGLLSGRPIPAAAGGAADPRIVPFHLRRLVHGAPRPQLLGLFDRAFAHLRAGRLATRVGAEHPFGDLRAALRRPPAGGGKPLIVF, encoded by the coding sequence ATGCCGATGACCGCGGCGGTGGCGGTGCGCGCGGGCGCGGCGGCCGAGGTGGTGGAGCTGGAGCGGCGCGAACGCCCCCGGCCCGGGCCCGGCGAGGTCGTGGTGCGCATGACCGCGGCCACGGTGAACCCCTCCGACCTGCTCACCATCGCGGGCGTCTACCCGTCGCGGACGGTGTTCCCGTTCGTCCCGGGCTTCGAGGGCGTCGGCGTGGTCGCCGCCACCGGTGTCGGCGTGCCCGAGAACCTGGCCGGCCGGCGCGTGCTGCCCATCGGCTCGGCCGGGGCCTGGCAGGAGCACAAGCGCGTCGAGGCGGGCTGGTGCGTGCCGGTGCCCGACGACATCGCCGACCGCGCCGCGTGCTTCGCCTACGTCAACCCGCTGACGGCGCTGGCGATGGTGGACCTGTTCGTCCCGCCCCGGACGCGCGCGGCGGTGGTCACGGCGGCCTCCTCGGCGATCGCCGGGCAGCTGGCCGAACTGCTCGCCCTGCGCGGCGTGCCCGCCGTCGGGCTGACGCGCGGCACACCCGGGCGGAGCGTGGCCGATCCCGGCCTGTGGGCTGGCGTGGTCCGGCTGGGCGCGCCCGGGTGGCCGCGCGAGCTGGCGGCGCTGCTGCCGGCGGACGGCGCCGACGTGGTGTTCGACTGCGTCGGCGGACCGCTGGGGGCGGCGCTGCTCGACCGGCTGGCCCCCCACGGGCGGCTGGTGCAGTACGGGCTGCTGTCGGGGCGGCCGATCCCGGCCGCGGCCGGGGGTGCCGCCGACCCCCGGATCGTGCCCTTCCACCTGCGGCGGCTGGTCCACGGCGCGCCCCGTCCGCAGCTGCTCGGCCTGTTCGACCGCGCCTTCGCCCACCTGCGGGCGGGGCGGCTGGCCACGCGTGTCGGCGCGGAGCACCCCTTCGGCGACCTGCGGGCGGCGCTGCGGCGCCCACCGGCCGGCGGGGGCAAGCCGCTGATCGTCTTCTGA